In Candidatus Polarisedimenticolia bacterium, a genomic segment contains:
- a CDS encoding VOC family protein: MLQEFPMYAYLPAQDVSRARQFYEQKIGLKPKQEIAGGVVYEFARGTACFLYPTVNAGTSKASQAYWQVKDIERVVDDLKSRGVQFENYDMLGMKGENGIYTAGGARAAWFKDTEGNILALIQDNRPAR, translated from the coding sequence ATGCTGCAAGAATTTCCGATGTACGCCTACCTCCCCGCGCAGGATGTGAGCCGCGCACGCCAGTTCTACGAGCAGAAGATAGGCCTGAAGCCGAAGCAGGAGATCGCCGGCGGGGTGGTCTATGAGTTCGCCAGGGGCACCGCCTGCTTCCTGTATCCGACCGTGAACGCCGGGACCTCCAAGGCCAGCCAGGCTTACTGGCAGGTCAAGGACATCGAGCGTGTCGTCGACGATCTGAAAAGCCGCGGCGTGCAGTTCGAGAACTACGACATGCTGGGAATGAAGGGCGAGAACGGCATCTATACCGCCGGCGGCGCCCGGGCGGCCTGGTTCAAGGATACCGAAGGAAACATCCTGGCCCTGATCCAGGACAACCGCCCGGCCAGGTAG